The sequence GGAAGCACAGCCGAGGCTCCAGCCACCAGAGCAGCCACCCAAGCAACCCCTGGTGCGGTTACCGGTGCAGCCCCCGGAACCGACCCAGGGACGGCCTCAGACTCAGCCACAGGCGTCGGTGCCAGCGTCGGAGAAAGCCccagttctggtttcctccacAGCGCCAGAAACTTTGCCTGACACAGTAGAAGCTGGAGCAGGTAAGTGAGCACTGACTCCCAGCTGGCCCGGTGATGGGACTTGCTCTGCTGGGACCctgctcctcccccagccctgtccAGCCCTGACTGGGTGCTGCCTGGGACCGAGGACTGGGCCTGGATCCAGGGTTCCGGTCCATGTGCACTGGAGGCTTCAAGGTCCTGGCTATGCGCGGAGAAAGTGACTCTCAGGCCTGCATCCCTCAGGGCCCAAGTGGGAGATGAGCCCTGGGAAATGGAGCACATCTGTCGTTTCAGGCCCAGAGGAGGCCCCGCCAGAGCCAGTGGGCACCCAGGTCAGCGTGGAGGAGAGCCAGGAGGAGTTGACCGGTGGCCTGGATGTGGCAGAATGTGAAAAAAGAGCGAGAGAGATGCTGGGGGTGGGTCGAGATGCTGATGAGGACCACACGGTGTGCCCAGTGGTGGGAGGGCCTCCTTCTGCCCCTGCCATGGCCCCCCTACCCGGGACCCCCTTGTGTTTCCCCTCCTGTGAGATGTGACGGCAGCCCTCCTCCTGGGTTTGCAGGCAGGCCAGATTGGGTTTGACAGCATTCATCAGCTCTCATGTGGGCCTTTACGTGCCTTTGCTCTGACAATCTGGAGGCACTTTTGGTGATAAGGGTCCATTCCAGCTTGCTCACCCCAAAACTAGAGCTCTCAGAGCCCCCCCATGGCTTACATGCTCCAGCGGAGAGAGTGTGGTGTGGAAGCCTGCatctggggcctggggcccagtCTTGCCTTCCgctctgtgtgctaagttgcttcagtcctatccaactctttgcgaccctatggactgtagcccaccaggctcttctgtccatgggattctccagacaagaatgctggagtgggtagccatgtcttcctccaggggatcttctcgatgcagggactgaacctgcgtctcttatgtctcctgcattggcaagcgggttctttatccctggcgccacctggggagccttaTGGTATAACTGTGGCCAAGCCCCCTTCCCTTCTTTGCATCTGTCACAGAAGGCAGTGGGAACTGAGGGGGACCTGGGTTTTTGAATACTGACTGCAGTGCTGCCTGGCTGAGCAAGCCTGGGTGATCACCTAAtggctcagagcctcagttttcccgcCTGTAAAATGGGCTGTCAGGAGTGCTCCTAGAAGTTCAGCACAGGGCTGACCCACCATAAGTGCTCAGCTGATGGTAGCTCTGTTCATGCTCCCCGTGCAGGTGTGGGGGGCCGGGGGCTCCCTGAAGGTCACCATCCTGCAGAGCAGCGACAGCCGGGCCTTTAGCACTGTACCCCTCACACCTGCGCCCCGGGCTGGCGACTCTACCTCTGCCACCCCTGCAGCAGCCAGCACACCCTCTAAGCAGGCCCTTCAGTTCTTCTGCTACATCTGCAAGGCCAGCTGCAGTAGCCAGCAGGTACGCTCTGGTGGGTGGAGGGTTTGGGGTCTGTATGTGATACCCAGCCTGCCTTTCCCAGGGCTGCCTCTGTGTTCACTTGGGCCCCCAAGCCCCACCTCCGGCAGCTGTACCTTTGCTCACAAAACATCTCTGGACCAGCCAAGGGGGCAGAATTTCAGAGTCGGGTGGACCTGGTGCAAATAGCCCTGACCGGCTATGTGGGTTTTGGAAGGTGAATTCCACCTTCCAAACTGAGGCATTGGTGCCTCAGTTTGTGCATGCATCAGAAAAAACGTTTAGAACCCacctctagaaaaagaaaaactacctcCCAGAGAGGTTCTGGGGATTCAACAACTTGACATTGAAATCTCGAGTCCCTGGGCTGGCCCAGAGAGAGTGCAGCCTTAATAGCAGCATCACACTGGTATGATTACTGTCACTATTGTTAGCGCCACCCCTCTGTGCCTGGCCTGAGCAGAGCCACGGGGACCTGGAATTTGATCAGACTGCTCCTCACCTCCGAGGTGCTCATGGTCTCCAGCAGGAGCAGAGGCTCTGGCTGGCGTGTGctcactctgggcctcagtttaccaTCCTTCTCTTGCCCATACAGGGTCATAAGAGAAAGGTCCTCCCAGAGGCGGTGGAGTGACCAGGAAGCCCAGGTTGGAGCCTCCTCTAGCCCCAGTGTTCAGGGGCTCACTGCTCACACCCCTTTCTCGCTCCCACCTGCTGTAGGAGTTCCAGGAGCACATGTCGGGAGCCCAGCACCAGCAGCGGCTCGGCGAGATCCAGCACATGAGCCAAGCCTACCTGCTTTCCCTGCTGCCTGTGCCCCGGGATGTCCTGGAGAGAGAGGATGAGTGAGTGGGGGGTCCCAAAGGCTCTGGATGGTGCAGGGGAGGTAGTCTCACAAGCCAGCCCAGGCGGAGGGGGCCCCTGATCTACCATCCACAAGGTCTTAAGGGATTATGATTGCCCTCTCCCAAATACTTCTTCACTAACTGTGTGGCCTTGGCCCTcagttttccttatctgtaaaatggcctGGCGAGGGATATACGGCAGGAACTCATGAACTAGACAGCCtctctgtttttaaagaaaaattttatttatttatttatttttatttattttgttgctgcgtgcaggctttctctaattgcagcaagtggggctactctctagttgtggagtataggcttctcgttgcggtggcttctcaaGCTGCAGAGCACAAATTTCCTAGAGCAtgccagcttcagtagttgtggctcatgggcttggttgccccatggcatgtgggatcttagttcctggatcagagattgaatctgtgtcccctgcattggcaggcagattcttaacccctgggccagcagggaaccCCTAGGCCAGCCCTAGACGGTCTCTTAAGGCTCCATCCAGGCAGGAACAGTGTGACCCCCTATGTGGGAGGGAATTGGGTTGTGGCACAGACCCCCCGCTCCCCTGGCATATGTGCTGCCTCTAACCACCAGGCCTGATGGTCAGGCAGGACATGCTCATCTAATGGCCTGAGATTAGAACTTCCCTGGGTTTCCTCCTTTCTTGGTCATGGGGGCTTGGTCCATTAGAAACGTCAGCCCTCCAGAGTCTGGGACTGGCTCTTGGAATGCTCAGTGGGCAGCCACTGAGGCCTGCAGGAGCCGGGAGGCGTCAGCAGTGAGAGAAACAGGATGACATTGGCTCAGTCCACTCTAGGGGACTGAGCTGTCTCACCAAACAGCTGCCACTCAGCTCCAGATTTCCTGGTTTCTCAGAAGCATCTAGAAACCGATTTGTGTGTGATTCTCCCAGTTTCATAATGTTAACAGCTAGTTCAGAATTAAAACCAGAACAGCagacctggtggtccagtgggtaagatttcacctcccaatgcagagggtgtgggttcgatctctggttggggaactaagatcctatgtgccttgtggccaaaaatccaaaacatagaacagaagaAGTAGTGTAACAAATTTAACCAAGACTTTAGAAATGATCCatatccccccccaaaaaaagtattaaaaaaataagaaatgagtcCTGTGGAGGCCAAATCAGATCCTTTCCCTGGTCAGATAGGCTCTGAGTCAGTGGTCAGGGGCTCCGCCATGAGGATTTACAGAGAGTCACAGTTTGCAGCTCCCTGGGTGGGGTGAGGAGACAGGAAGGGCCCTTGGGTGGCCTCTGGTTGCATTCCCTGAGTGACAGGGAGCTCTCTTCAAAGGCTGCGTCTCTGTTAGCTGGTTCTCAGTTCGAGAGGAATTTCCCTGTGGCTTTGTAGGATGGCCTCCACCCTTAAGCCTCCCCTGGCTTGCTGACCTAGGAGTTACACTTGGGCCAAATTAGCATAAAGCCAGGAGAGAGGTGACTCACAGAGATGTTCCTTGCAGAGTTCATGCAGTGGTGAAAAAATTTACTTggaaatgatataaaatatcCCAAACTAGGGACTTAGATCCGTTCTTCCACTTGGTGGAAGAACTAATAATATATAGGGCAACGGCAGGGAATTGCTGACAATTGGAAACATATGCATGATGCAATGTCAGGACCAAACAGGATCCAAAATTGCATTTGCAGAATGAGTTTGACTATATAAAAATAGATCTTGCGACAGAATGCAGGGCTGTAGCCCAAGCTGTAAACAAGCTTCAGGTGGAGAAGATTCGCTACACTGCGTCCTGACACTGCTGGATCCTGACTCAGCCCCGCCCAGAATGCGGCAGTCCTTGTCTTTGGGCTGTCTGTCCTTCCCTCACAGTCAGGAGCTCTGGACCAATCCCCTGCCAAACCCCAGGGATGCTGGGGTGAGGTCCTGGCCTCCCAGAGCTCCCAGTCCAGTGAGGGCAGAGAGGGAATCAGATCCTCCCAATCCATTGTGGACAGTGCTATGGCAGTGGCACTTTGGGGGTCCCAGAGCGGGGCCTGACTTACTGGCATGGAGACAGGTCCTGGAATTGGGGAAGGGTTCAGACAAGCTCTGGGAAAGGCAGGGTGTCCAAACTGGAGGATAAAGAGGAGTTCTCAAGGCCAGGTATTTTCCGCTCTGTCACCTGTCCTGGTGGCCTCCTGGTGTCCCCAGTGCTTCTAAATCTCATCCCTCCCCCCAAGTTTTCTCTCTTATACTTAAGCATTCTTCTAGACGAACCCTAGAATCCGTTTGTtaagtttccaaaaaaaaatgattctgttGGACTCGCATTTCATTTATGGAGCATCCGGAAGAGCGGCTGTCTTTCCAGCAAGAATGCGGTGTCACACTGTACTTGTTTTGATTGTCATCAGGGAGCCTCCACCCAGGCGCTGGTGCAACACCTGCCAGCTCTACTACCTGGGGGACCTGATCCAGCACCGCAGGACGCAGGACCACAAGGTACCAGGGCCCCCCACTGCTGGCTGCAGAGGCACCCCATCTGTGGTCtccaggcccagggctggggaggagggagcccaGGTTGGAAGGAGAAAGTAAATGTCAGTCTTTGTCCCTGCATGGCTGTAGCTCGTGATGAATCAGTCATGtttcctctctgggcttcaggttCCCCATCTGTCCAGTGAGGGCGAGGCACCATCTCACCCTGCATTCAGCCTCGGGGCTCATGGGGTCCTCTGGCACCTGCCCTCTCTGTCTTCTGACTGTCCTGTCTCTCTGTTACCATCCACCATCCCATCTTGTGTTTGCTTGTGTTCTGTGGAGCACAGTCTGCTGATTGCAGAGTGGCTtaactctaaccctaaccctgacaCTGGAGATAGCACACCTGAGGCCTGCAGGTGGGAGGTGGCGTCTCGCTGGGCCCTGCCCAGTTGCACCTGGGGATGCTGCCCCCGCCACTGCCCACTGGGCCTGCCTTACATTCCTCAGCTCGCCAAACAATCCCTGCGCCCTTTCTGCACCATTTGCAACCGCTACTTCAAGACCCCCCGCAAGTTTGTGGAGCATGTGAAGTCCCAAGGCCATAAGGACAAAGCCAAGGAGGTAACCCCAGCTCCCTCAGAGGACAGGGGCCCAGAGCACTACGGAGACTtggccaaggccacacagcaaattGAGGTGTATTCCCGTCCAAATTCACAGCAGGGCCAGAGGGATTGGAGCTCTCTGGGGTGTGAGGTGGTTGGGTGTCACATTGTGGCTGCCCAGAGCTGACCTGAGCCCTTACCCACCCCGGGAAGCTGAAGACGCTGGAGAAGGATATAGCTGGCCAAGACGAGGACCACTTCATCACGGTGGACGCTGTGGGCTGCTTTGAGGGCgatgaagaagaggaggaggatgacgaggaggaagaagagatcgAGGTTGAGGAGGAATTCTGCAAGCAGGTGCTTGGGGAAAGGGGGTGTGGaaaggaggctggaggctggactCCCAGACCAGGAGagaccttcccccacctcccaggggCCAGGAGACACTGGGCTGGCATTTGCAAGCACAAAGACATGCCACAATCTAGTATTATTAGGAACTATCTTCAATATGACAACGTGTAAATATGCATCATGACGACGGTAGGGTGGCAGGTGAAATATGCAAGGTCTTGAAATTTTTTCTTGTGTTGTGGAAGAGAAAGGCATCCTAGGCCAAGAGAATAGCATCACAGAGACATGGAGAGGGGAGCTACGTGGTCCTTACAGGAAAGTCGGTGAAAggtgatgatggtaatgatgatggtgGCGAAAgcagtcaacttttttttttaaaaagtacttattaTCAAGCTCTTTACAGAGAAAGCTTGCCAGAttgcctgatttttaaaataattttatttatttattaatttttgcctGTTCTGGGTCTGCATTCCCGCacaggctttgtctagttgtggcgagcgggggctactctctagttgggtgCGCAggcgtctcattgcagtggcctctcttgttgcagatcacgGGCAACAagagtagttgtggctcacgggcttagctgctcctcagcatgtgggatcttcctggaccagggatcaaagccatgtctcctgcattggcaggtggattctttatcattgagccactagggaagctctcaacacttttttttcctttttctgccatgccacatggcttgtgggatctcagttccctgaccaaggattgaacctgagccatgGCAGTGAATGCCTGGAATTCCAACCACTAGGGTACCAGGGAACTCCCGCAGTCAACATTtgctgagcacttactgtatgctAGGCATGTAACCAGGCATTTCCTGGCAGAGTCTCACCCATTTGGATGCGAGGAAGCGAGACTCCACAGCCTGTGCTTAGGATACATCAGCTCTGCTGTCTCCCATGAGTGAGGAGCTGGAGGAGCTTTTCAGTTTAACAGGTGTTTCTGGAGCACCTGTTCTGGGCCAGGCCCTGGTTCTGGATACCAGGAATACTGGGGCCCAAGGCCTGGCCCCTATCCTCATATGGCTTGCCAGTCACAGTCCAGGGCGGTGAGGGGGCAGTCAAAGAGGGCATGCACAGAGGGGCTGTGGATGGAGGGTTGCATGCGTGGCCTCCAGCCCTAAACAAATTGGGGGTGATGCCAGCTTTGCTGCTCAGAAGTCAATAGTGGCATGACCCTGGGCAAGCCCGTTGGTTTCTCTaagcctctgttttctctgcctagAAGTAATAGTCCCAGCTCAGACTGTAAGGAAGGGCCACAGCCTTGGGGGTGGTCATCATTTTTAGAGGCACATTTGTTTGCCTGGTAAGTGGTCGAGGGCACTGCCAGGCATGGCCTTGTCCGGAAGGGGCTCATGTCGAGCAGGTGATCACTTGAACCCCCCCCCGCAAGACTGTGGTCTCTGCAGCCTCTGGGAGCTGGCGGAGGCTCATGGTAAAGGCTAACCAGGGCTTGGGGTTCACCAGGGTTCACTACCCTGCTCCTGCATCAACcagctgggtgaccctgggcaagtgagTTAATGAGcctgggccttagtttcctcacatGTGAGATGCGTGAACCATAGAAAGTTGTCACGAGGGTTCAGTGAAATGCCACGTGTGATGTGTTGGGCATGGATTATGGCCACTGTGGGAACAGGAGGGCTTCCCGGAGGAGGGGACGGACTGAGCCGCACCTGGAAAGTATAGATCGGGAAGGCCACTCTGGGGCACAGGACCAGCATGGGCAAAGGCTTAGAGGATGCCACCCGCAACCTCCTCCTGGAAATCCAGGGGCTGGCGTTGAAGAGCATGGGTGGGTTCCAGGCCCTGCCTGTGTTTAGGAGGAGACTAAGGGAAGCCAGAACCAACCGGGGCCCGCATTGGTGTGTTTCCAGATGAGATCCAGAGACATATCCTTAGAGGAGTGGAAAGGCTCGGAGACCTACAACCCCAACACCGCATACGGTAAGACCCCAGCCCTGACCCCACCTGCAGGAGCTATGGGCCTCTCGGGTCCCAGTCACAGCGTCCTGGCCAGGCAGCCTGTCCTGGTCTCTTTCCCCACCTGGAGGCTATTAGGGGAGGATAGGCCCATAGGTTGGGGGGGAGGCACCAGGCTGGCGTGGGGATGTGAGCGCTTAGACCCTACTGTCTCTCAGGGGTGGACTTCCTGGTGCCCGTGATGGGCTATGTCTGCCGCATCTGCCACAAGTTCTACCACAGCAACTCGGGAGCACAGCTCTCCCACTGCAAGTCCTTGGCCCACTTCGAGAACCTGCAGGTGAGTCCGGCCGGTGGCCGCCTCCTTCCCAGGCTTGGCCTCAGCCCCTGGGCACAGCCCCCAACGAGAGGCTCTACCCACAAAGGGAATCCGGGCCAGGTTGGGGCCAAGGTCTTTTTGCAGTTGTTCTGGAGCGGGTGGTGCTGAGGGCCGGAGGATTAGCACTAGCGGTCCGGCCCAGAGAGGCGAGCACGTCacacagggtcacacagcctgTCCGACAGCCTCGGTGGGGCCGGGGAAGCAGCCTGTGGCCACGGGCACACCAGGTGGGGAGGAAGCCCGGACCTCACCCGCACTCTCTGTGTCCAGAAGTACAAGAAGGCCAAGAAACTCAGCCCCACCACCAGGCCCGTGAGCCGCCGGTGTGCCATCAACGCCCGGAACGCCCTGACCGCTCTGTTCACCTCCGGCGGCCGTGCGCCCAGCCAGCCCAGCACCCAGGACACAGCCAAAACCCCCAGCAAGGTGACGTCCACACCCCCTCGGCCCCCACTGCGCCGGCGCTCCAGACGCCTCAGAACCTGATGGAGGGAGCACCCCACGCCCACCCCATCTCGGTCCCTATCGGCTATGCTTTTTAGGAGTCTGTGTGGAGACTTTGATATGGTTGGTATTTTTACTGAAAATCCAATAAAGGAAGGTAGTTTGGCCTGTATAGTCTCCACCAGCACTTCTGTCTGCACGGAAAGGGGAAGGGGGGCCCCCAGCCAGCTCTCAGCTGGCGCCCAGCCTCTGCAGATAGTGAGGAGGCAGAAGTGGAAAGCTGAAGACAGGGTCCCTCACCAGGGACTCTGGGATTATGAGGTGTTTCacctcctgagcctcagttttcctcttaAGCATGTACCCAGGCTAGGAAAGTACTACCTTCAAGTaagatctcatttaatcttcacagtatcCCCAGGAGGTAAGTCTTGTTGTTATACCCAATTTACAGacgaagaaactgaggcctagcAAAGTCCAGTGCCTGCGGAAGGTCACACATCTGGTGACAGGCCAGGATTTGACCCCAAGCCTGAGCTCTGGACGCCCATCCTGGCCTCTCTCTAGCTGGACCTTACCAAAGTTGGTGCAGGAGTGGGGGGTCCTCACTGCTCAGGCCCTCTGgctccaagttcatgttcattagCAGAGGCCCCACCCTTCTTGTCAGGAGACCTTATGATGAATCATCAGTGAGTGGAGCCCTGGCTGAGCAAGCTGTTTAGTTCTACATCCCCATCTGGAAGGACCCTTAGACACAGACAGCCAGACCAGCCCTGTGATTGgccagatggggagactgaggaccAAGACTGAGGATCAAGAGCTGGAGGGCAGAACCCAAGGCTACACAGCATATCTTGGTCTTGGTTGTCCTGCTCTAAGGCCCTAGAGCCCAGAGAAGCTAAGCACAtcacccagggtcacacagcatggCTGATGCTGTCTCAGCTGGTCTGGGGGAGCAACCTCTGGCCAGGAGCATATCCAGTGGGGAGGAAGCCCTGACCTCACCTATACCTCTGTGCCCAGAAATACAAGAAGGCCAAGGACCCCAGCCCCACCACCAGGCTTGTGAACCACCAGCGTGTGATCAATGCCTCCACTGCCCTGTTCACCTCTGGCGGCCACTGGGGTCCTCATCCCAGGatacagaagagagagaaggcacAGTGGTGTTGGAGACCCGTTTAATGTGGGCACTCAAGGCCTGGGCAGAGTGGG is a genomic window of Muntiacus reevesi chromosome 3, mMunRee1.1, whole genome shotgun sequence containing:
- the CIZ1 gene encoding cip1-interacting zinc finger protein isoform X3 — protein: MFNQQQQFQQLQQQQLQQQQLLQLQQLLQQSPPQAPLPMTVSRGLPPQQPQQQLLTLQGTSPTSLLNGSALQRALLLQQLQGLDQFAMPPATYDSAGLTMPTATLGNLRGYNLATPNLTPPSLTPPQLATPNLQQFFPQATRQSLLGPPPVGVPINPSQLNLSGRTPQKQARTSSSMTPNRKDSSSQTMPVEDKSDPPEGSEEAAEPRTDTPEDQEPPQCPDDITKEKRTPALEPESCEASEPPAKKSKSSEEPAEKGPPGQLQAEVQLQTRMMAPKQTQTPELLPEPLEAQVQPRFQPRVLQIAAQVQPQTQPQTLPVNVQVQPKLQKQAQTQTSPEHLALQQVQRQPQEEAEPRRQAQPQPPRHVQPLLQKQAQTQTYQQVQTEAQPRLQPPEQPPKQPLVRLPVQPPEPTQGRPQTQPQASVPASEKAPVLVSSTAPETLPDTVEAGAGPEEAPPEPVGTQVSVEESQEELTGGLDVAECEKRAREMLGVWGAGGSLKVTILQSSDSRAFSTVPLTPAPRAGDSTSATPAAASTPSKQALQFFCYICKASCSSQQEFQEHMSGAQHQQRLGEIQHMSQAYLLSLLPVPRDVLEREDEEPPPRRWCNTCQLYYLGDLIQHRRTQDHKLAKQSLRPFCTICNRYFKTPRKFVEHVKSQGHKDKAKELKTLEKDIAGQDEDHFITVDAVGCFEGDEEEEEDDEEEEEIEVEEEFCKQMRSRDISLEEWKGSETYNPNTAYGVDFLVPVMGYVCRICHKFYHSNSGAQLSHCKSLAHFENLQKYKKAKKLSPTTRPVSRRCAINARNALTALFTSGGRAPSQPSTQDTAKTPSKVTSTPPRPPLRRRSRRLRT
- the CIZ1 gene encoding cip1-interacting zinc finger protein isoform X1; the protein is MFNQQQQFQQLQQQQLQQQQLLQLQQLLQQSPPQAPLPMTVSRGLPPQQPQQQLLTLQGTSPTSLLNGSALQRALLLQQLQGLDQFAMPPATYDSAGLTMPTATLGNLRGYNLATPNLTPPSLTPPQLATPNLQQFFPQATRQSLLGPPPVGVPINPSQLNLSGRTPQKQARTSSSMTPNRKDSSSQTMPVEDKSDPPEGSEEAAEPRTDTPEVSHLPSIPDQEPPQCPDDITKEKRTPALEPESCEASEPPAKKSKSSEEPAEKGPPGQLQAEVQLQTRMMAPKQTQTPELLPEPLEAQVQPRFQPRVLQIAAQVQPQTQPQTLPVNVQVQPKLQKQAQTQTSPEHLALQQVQRQPQEEAEPRRQAQPQPPRHVQPLLQKQAQTQTYQQVQTEAQPRLQPPEQPPKQPLVRLPVQPPEPTQGRPQTQPQASVPASEKAPVLVSSTAPETLPDTVEAGAGPEEAPPEPVGTQVSVEESQEELTGGLDVAECEKRAREMLGVWGAGGSLKVTILQSSDSRAFSTVPLTPAPRAGDSTSATPAAASTPSKQALQFFCYICKASCSSQQEFQEHMSGAQHQQRLGEIQHMSQAYLLSLLPVPRDVLEREDEEPPPRRWCNTCQLYYLGDLIQHRRTQDHKLAKQSLRPFCTICNRYFKTPRKFVEHVKSQGHKDKAKELKTLEKDIAGQDEDHFITVDAVGCFEGDEEEEEDDEEEEEIEVEEEFCKQMRSRDISLEEWKGSETYNPNTAYGVDFLVPVMGYVCRICHKFYHSNSGAQLSHCKSLAHFENLQKYKKAKKLSPTTRPVSRRCAINARNALTALFTSGGRAPSQPSTQDTAKTPSKVTSTPPRPPLRRRSRRLRT
- the CIZ1 gene encoding cip1-interacting zinc finger protein isoform X2; the protein is MFNQQQQFQQLQQQQLQQQQLLQLQQLLQQSPPQAPLPMTVSRGLPPQQPQQQLLTLQGTSPTSLLNGSALQRALLLQQLQGLDQFAMPPATYDSAGLTMPTATLGNLRGYNLATPNLTPPSLTPPQLATPNLQQFFPQATRQSLLGPPPVGVPINPSQLNLSGRTPQKQARTSSSMTPNRKTMPVEDKSDPPEGSEEAAEPRTDTPEVSHLPSIPDQEPPQCPDDITKEKRTPALEPESCEASEPPAKKSKSSEEPAEKGPPGQLQAEVQLQTRMMAPKQTQTPELLPEPLEAQVQPRFQPRVLQIAAQVQPQTQPQTLPVNVQVQPKLQKQAQTQTSPEHLALQQVQRQPQEEAEPRRQAQPQPPRHVQPLLQKQAQTQTYQQVQTEAQPRLQPPEQPPKQPLVRLPVQPPEPTQGRPQTQPQASVPASEKAPVLVSSTAPETLPDTVEAGAGPEEAPPEPVGTQVSVEESQEELTGGLDVAECEKRAREMLGVWGAGGSLKVTILQSSDSRAFSTVPLTPAPRAGDSTSATPAAASTPSKQALQFFCYICKASCSSQQEFQEHMSGAQHQQRLGEIQHMSQAYLLSLLPVPRDVLEREDEEPPPRRWCNTCQLYYLGDLIQHRRTQDHKLAKQSLRPFCTICNRYFKTPRKFVEHVKSQGHKDKAKELKTLEKDIAGQDEDHFITVDAVGCFEGDEEEEEDDEEEEEIEVEEEFCKQMRSRDISLEEWKGSETYNPNTAYGVDFLVPVMGYVCRICHKFYHSNSGAQLSHCKSLAHFENLQKYKKAKKLSPTTRPVSRRCAINARNALTALFTSGGRAPSQPSTQDTAKTPSKVTSTPPRPPLRRRSRRLRT
- the CIZ1 gene encoding cip1-interacting zinc finger protein isoform X4, with product MFNQQQQFQQLQQQQLQQQQLLQLQQLLQQSPPQAPLPMTVSRGLPPQQPQQQLLTLQGTSPTSLLNGSALQRALLLQQLQGLDQFAMPPATYDSAGLTMPTATLGNLRGYNLATPNLTPPSLTPPQLATPNLQQFFPQATRQSLLGPPPVGVPINPSQLNLSGRTPQKQARTSSSMTPNRKTMPVEDKSDPPEGSEEAAEPRTDTPEDQEPPQCPDDITKEKRTPALEPESCEASEPPAKKSKSSEEPAEKGPPGQLQAEVQLQTRMMAPKQTQTPELLPEPLEAQVQPRFQPRVLQIAAQVQPQTQPQTLPVNVQVQPKLQKQAQTQTSPEHLALQQVQRQPQEEAEPRRQAQPQPPRHVQPLLQKQAQTQTYQQVQTEAQPRLQPPEQPPKQPLVRLPVQPPEPTQGRPQTQPQASVPASEKAPVLVSSTAPETLPDTVEAGAGPEEAPPEPVGTQVSVEESQEELTGGLDVAECEKRAREMLGVWGAGGSLKVTILQSSDSRAFSTVPLTPAPRAGDSTSATPAAASTPSKQALQFFCYICKASCSSQQEFQEHMSGAQHQQRLGEIQHMSQAYLLSLLPVPRDVLEREDEEPPPRRWCNTCQLYYLGDLIQHRRTQDHKLAKQSLRPFCTICNRYFKTPRKFVEHVKSQGHKDKAKELKTLEKDIAGQDEDHFITVDAVGCFEGDEEEEEDDEEEEEIEVEEEFCKQMRSRDISLEEWKGSETYNPNTAYGVDFLVPVMGYVCRICHKFYHSNSGAQLSHCKSLAHFENLQKYKKAKKLSPTTRPVSRRCAINARNALTALFTSGGRAPSQPSTQDTAKTPSKVTSTPPRPPLRRRSRRLRT